Proteins encoded in a region of the Coprobacter tertius genome:
- a CDS encoding SIMPL domain-containing protein, which produces MNKKLLTGIAFSLILFSLSSCNLKVRENQDSVSVSGIGTVLAQPDMVLMNVSFSHTAPTTKQAKTAAEQTMQQILAILKAENVEDKFLKTTSLNYDVEYEYRNGRRVTLGQRAQQTIVVTVNDMINTPERFSSILDQITAIDKVEVQNIQFDIEHKTELFKQSRELAYQKAFDKAQQYAELSGRKIGKVLTISEVVSRDVAQTRAFQNNLMFKEEALAMDSGDSGIPTGEQGVSSEINIVFSLE; this is translated from the coding sequence ATGAACAAAAAACTTTTAACAGGCATAGCATTCTCCCTGATACTTTTTTCACTGTCCTCCTGTAATCTCAAAGTCCGGGAAAATCAGGACTCGGTTTCAGTTTCTGGAATCGGAACGGTATTGGCGCAACCGGATATGGTGCTGATGAACGTCAGTTTTTCGCACACAGCGCCAACTACCAAACAAGCCAAAACCGCCGCGGAGCAAACTATGCAGCAGATCCTGGCCATACTGAAGGCAGAAAACGTTGAGGATAAATTCCTGAAAACCACATCGCTCAATTACGACGTCGAATACGAATACCGCAACGGCCGAAGGGTTACGCTCGGACAACGTGCACAGCAGACCATCGTGGTGACCGTAAACGATATGATCAACACGCCAGAAAGGTTCTCGTCCATACTGGATCAGATTACGGCGATCGACAAGGTTGAAGTTCAGAACATTCAATTCGACATTGAGCACAAGACGGAGTTATTCAAACAAAGCCGCGAATTGGCATATCAAAAGGCATTTGACAAGGCCCAACAATACGCCGAACTTTCAGGGCGTAAAATAGGTAAAGTGCTCACTATTTCAGAAGTGGTTAGCCGGGACGTAGCGCAAACCCGCGCGTTTCAGAATAACCTGATGTTCAAAGAGGAGGCGCTTGCTATGGATTCCGGCGACTCCGGGATTCCTACGGGCGAACAGGGGGTAAGCTCTGAGATCAATATTGTCTTTTCTTTGGAGTAG
- a CDS encoding DUF2971 domain-containing protein encodes MDIQNKNTPNKLLLDYVASRIGCCTLYRYRPINPNEIDALEKCYLWFSSADDLNDPFEGSIKLKEVEQDTTMEISLNFSISRNGGTPKVEEKIYEIPNLIRQSNDYYKRAFQSMLAQTKVCCFSKSKTNKLMWSHYADNHRGMVLEYDISLDLNVFQYAIPVIYHEKLPEINFMAQKDKSIVSVLKNKSQDWSYEKEVRIINDNPAGAPNRIPINPESLRSVIFGHRTSKEDIEKVKAALKKFPHIKYLQCRLSEEEYDLIIHNV; translated from the coding sequence ATGGATATACAGAATAAAAATACTCCCAATAAACTTCTTTTAGATTATGTAGCTAGTCGAATAGGTTGCTGCACCTTATACCGTTACAGACCTATTAACCCGAATGAAATAGATGCATTGGAAAAGTGTTATCTATGGTTTTCGTCCGCAGATGATTTGAATGATCCCTTTGAAGGCAGTATTAAACTGAAAGAGGTCGAGCAAGACACGACAATGGAGATATCTTTGAATTTCAGTATTAGCCGTAATGGAGGGACTCCAAAAGTCGAAGAAAAAATCTATGAAATTCCAAATCTAATACGTCAATCTAACGATTACTATAAGAGAGCATTTCAATCAATGCTTGCACAGACCAAAGTTTGTTGTTTTTCCAAATCGAAAACCAATAAGCTAATGTGGTCACATTATGCCGACAATCATAGAGGAATGGTTTTGGAGTATGACATTTCTCTTGACCTCAATGTTTTCCAATATGCTATACCTGTCATATATCACGAAAAATTACCAGAAATAAATTTTATGGCGCAAAAGGATAAATCCATAGTGAGTGTTTTGAAGAATAAATCTCAGGATTGGAGTTACGAAAAAGAGGTAAGGATCATAAATGATAACCCCGCAGGTGCACCGAATAGAATCCCCATAAATCCCGAATCATTGAGAAGTGTAATATTCGGGCATAGGACAAGTAAAGAGGATATAGAGAAAGTAAAAGCAGCCCTTAAAAAATTTCCTCATATAAAATACCTGCAATGTCGTTTATCCGAGGAGGAATATGATTTAATTATTCATAATGTATAG
- a CDS encoding helix-turn-helix domain-containing protein: MTKNEITFDNLPAAVGYLIEEIREIKDLVSRSTEPLPNKNMPVGIDEACRIVGKAKSTIYTSVQKGLIPCCKVGQKLYFYEHELLDWIAAGRKKCIAETKADIEMQMQKSVRNKPRNSSFLE, translated from the coding sequence ATGACAAAAAATGAAATCACTTTTGATAATCTGCCTGCAGCGGTAGGTTATCTGATAGAAGAGATCCGTGAGATAAAAGACTTAGTATCCCGGTCGACGGAACCACTTCCTAATAAAAATATGCCTGTTGGAATAGATGAAGCATGCCGGATTGTTGGCAAAGCAAAGTCAACAATTTATACTTCCGTACAGAAGGGTTTGATACCTTGCTGCAAGGTAGGCCAGAAACTTTATTTTTATGAGCATGAATTACTGGATTGGATAGCCGCCGGCCGGAAAAAGTGTATCGCTGAAACCAAAGCGGATATTGAAATGCAGATGCAGAAATCAGTGCGAAACAAACCACGAAATTCAAGTTTCTTAGAATAA
- a CDS encoding tyrosine-type recombinase/integrase: MKTMATKVKLRRKPITQGRATLFLDYYPPILDPETMKMIHKEYLGIYIFQEPQNEIQREYNADMLLKAEAIQAMRIQAVINEEFGFLDKRKQKGDFLAYFRSFLMKKDPKWKMVYAHFEKFTKGKCTFGEVNVDLCRKFREYLLNANQLKFSKKKLERNSAAGYYSTFRGLLKIAYRDKMIRENVNDFLEKIEYKDVKKEFLTAEELGRLAGAPCEIPVLKAASLFACLTGLRISDILKLDWKHIVPAQDGGYCMRLRTEKTETETTLPISDEALELCGERSTGKVFKGLERSMIQHPLQKWLKSAGIEKHITFHCFRHTFATLQIALGTDIFTVSKMLTHKNVSTTQIYAELVNEKKRESANRISLKKLVLKED, from the coding sequence ATTAAAACTATGGCAACAAAAGTAAAACTACGGCGCAAGCCGATCACGCAAGGACGTGCAACACTCTTTCTGGATTATTATCCGCCAATCCTCGACCCTGAAACGATGAAGATGATCCATAAGGAATATCTGGGGATCTATATCTTTCAGGAACCACAGAACGAGATCCAACGGGAATACAATGCCGATATGTTGTTGAAAGCCGAGGCTATTCAGGCTATGCGTATCCAAGCGGTAATCAACGAAGAATTTGGGTTCCTCGACAAACGCAAGCAGAAAGGCGATTTCCTTGCCTATTTCCGGAGCTTTCTGATGAAGAAAGACCCGAAGTGGAAAATGGTTTACGCCCACTTCGAGAAGTTCACCAAAGGTAAGTGTACTTTCGGGGAAGTCAATGTCGATCTCTGCCGAAAGTTCCGCGAGTACCTGTTGAATGCAAACCAACTCAAATTTTCCAAGAAGAAACTGGAGCGTAATTCGGCTGCCGGATATTATTCGACGTTCCGGGGACTGTTGAAGATCGCCTACCGGGACAAGATGATCCGGGAGAACGTCAACGACTTCCTCGAGAAGATCGAATATAAAGATGTGAAGAAAGAGTTTCTGACCGCCGAGGAATTGGGTCGGTTGGCAGGCGCTCCGTGCGAAATCCCGGTACTAAAAGCCGCATCGCTTTTTGCCTGTCTGACCGGGTTGCGGATCAGCGATATATTGAAACTCGATTGGAAACACATTGTCCCGGCGCAGGACGGCGGTTACTGTATGCGCCTCAGAACCGAAAAGACCGAAACCGAAACTACTCTACCGATAAGCGATGAGGCATTGGAATTATGCGGGGAGCGCTCAACCGGGAAAGTATTCAAGGGACTTGAACGCAGTATGATCCAACATCCCCTGCAAAAATGGCTCAAGTCGGCCGGCATCGAGAAGCACATCACATTCCATTGCTTCCGTCACACGTTCGCTACCCTACAGATTGCTCTCGGCACCGATATTTTCACTGTCAGCAAGATGCTCACCCACAAGAACGTCTCAACGACCCAGATTTACGCAGAACTGGTGAATGAGAAGAAACGGGAGTCTGCGAACAGAATTTCTTTGAAAAAATTGGTTCTAAAAGAAGACTAA
- a CDS encoding helix-turn-helix domain-containing protein — MSSNIEVQRVCQFCGAEFTAKTTVTKYCSHRCSSLAHKQRTREQKVEATNYETLSKLNSKNSASINNKEFLTVPQAGKLMGVSRFTVYRYLHDNLLKCVKLRGKTFIRRKDLEALFDNATEYKIRKRETSIVITDFYTMKELTEKFGIKGTWAYKMIKEKGVPKITHRGNTLYSKLHVDKVLTKPKTERSIKEWYTTEESMLKYNLTRDSLYHIIKRNDITKTKAGRYIKIAKEELDRIFEQPIIY; from the coding sequence ATGAGTAGTAATATTGAGGTTCAGCGCGTTTGCCAATTTTGCGGGGCAGAATTTACGGCCAAAACAACGGTAACGAAATACTGTTCCCATCGTTGCTCCTCCCTTGCGCATAAACAACGAACGAGGGAGCAAAAGGTAGAGGCTACAAATTATGAAACATTATCTAAACTTAACTCCAAAAATTCGGCTAGTATTAATAACAAGGAGTTTTTAACTGTACCACAAGCCGGGAAGTTAATGGGTGTAAGCCGATTTACGGTTTATCGCTATTTGCATGACAATCTGCTTAAATGCGTAAAACTCCGGGGAAAAACTTTTATACGCCGCAAGGATTTAGAAGCGCTTTTTGACAATGCGACAGAATATAAAATCCGAAAGCGTGAGACCTCGATTGTCATAACAGATTTCTATACTATGAAAGAGTTAACCGAAAAATTTGGCATCAAGGGGACATGGGCCTACAAGATGATCAAAGAGAAAGGAGTTCCCAAAATCACTCATCGCGGGAATACCTTGTATAGTAAACTTCACGTAGATAAAGTTTTGACAAAGCCGAAAACCGAACGATCCATAAAAGAATGGTATACGACCGAAGAATCAATGCTGAAATATAACCTGACGCGTGATTCCCTTTATCACATCATCAAACGCAATGATATTACAAAAACTAAAGCAGGAAGGTATATCAAGATTGCCAAAGAGGAATTAGACAGAATTTTTGAACAACCAATAATATATTAA